In a genomic window of Plectropomus leopardus isolate mb chromosome 6, YSFRI_Pleo_2.0, whole genome shotgun sequence:
- the got1l1 gene encoding putative aspartate aminotransferase, cytoplasmic 2: MSQPGSSPNEKGVKQNGDTGGHLSVFTDARSAAVSPETRLLSALTKDKRRVHLAGREYYSEEGKTFGLRLVRKIKQQLSTDPTVRPEYPSPFGLKDYTRRATEITLGKSSRAIVEDRVLGVQTPGFTAAVRLGAELLRHWSDVSAAWCGPVYLSSPCDDSLAGIFQAAGIQDIREYYYWDDTQRCICLEKLLEDLEKAPEQSVVVLSASAHYPTGADLSQNQWAVITKLLMKRRLIPFLLLHAQALCFGDLERDAWPVQYCASQGMELLCAQSFSHCFGLYGEAVGHLLCVLKQTSLLLSVRSHTDKIVRSLWAQPSVGGAHIVATVLSNPAHLVEWQEEVKHVVERCMLIREILRDRLRLLGTPGCWDHLTQQGGLYCHTGLNGEQVEYLSKRRHVYLHPSGCLNVSAINAHNLDYIAESIHLALTTSP; this comes from the exons ACGAAAGACAAGAGGAGAGTCCACCTGGCAGGGAGAG AGTATTACAGCGAGGAAGGGAAGACCTTTGGACTGCGTCTTGTTcgaaaaataaagcaacagcTAAGCACTGATCCCACTGTCCGTCCAGAGTATCCATCTCCTTTTGGTCTGAAAGACTACACCAGGCGAGCCACAGAGATTACTCTGGGGAAGAGCTCTCGAGCTATAGTGGAGGACCGG GTGTTAGGTGTCCAAACTCCTGGTTTTACCGCTGCTGTGCGTCTTGGTGCTGAACTCTTGAGACACTGGTCTGATGTCAGTGCTGCTTGGTGCGGGCCGGTCTACCTCTCTTCTCCTTGCGATG ACTCACTGGCAGGTATCTTCCAGGCAGCAGGGATCCAAGATATCCGTGAGTATTATTACTGGGATGACACGCAGCGATGCATTTGTTTGGAGAAACTTCTAGAGGATTTGGAGAAGGCTCCAGAGCAAAGCGTTGTTGTTCTGTCAGCTTCTGCCCATTATCCAACCGGAGCAGACCTCTCTCAGAACCAATGGGCTGTGATTACAAAACTCCTCATG AAGCGCCGGCTCATCCCTTTCCTGTTGCTGCATGCTCAAGCGCTCTGCTTTGGAGATTTAGAGCGAGATGCCTGGCCCGTGCAGTACTGTGCATCGCAGGGGATGGAGCTCCTTTGTGCTCAGTCGTTCTCCCACTGCTTTGGACTGTATG GTGAGGCTGTCGGACACCTCCTGTGCGTCTTAAAGCAGACCTCCCTCCTGTTATCTGTGCGGTCTCACACTGACAAAATAGTCAGGTCGCTGTGGGCTCAGCCATCTGTAGGAGGAGCACATATTGTCGCCACAGTGCTCAGTAACCCTGCTCATCTTGTTGAATG GCAGGAAGAAGTAAAGCATGTTGTGGAGAGATGTATGCTGATCAGAGAAATTTTGAGAGACAGGTTGAGGCTTTTGGGAACTCCAGGTTGCTGGGACCACCTGACTCAACAAGGTGGACTCTACTGTCATACAGGCTTGAATG GTGAGCAGGTTGAATATCTGTCAAAGAGGAGACACGTGTACCTGCACCCCAGTGGCTGTCTAAATGTGAGTGCAATCAACGCTCACAACTTGGACTACATAGCCGAGTCCATCCATCTGGCTCTGACCACTTCACCATGA